In one Streptomyces marincola genomic region, the following are encoded:
- a CDS encoding bifunctional serine/threonine-protein kinase/ABC transporter substrate-binding protein — translation MQALREGDPRAIGGYRLLGRLGAGGMGVVYLARSAGGALVALKTIRPRHAADAAFRTRLRREVAALRRVSSPFAVPLLDAGPDAPVPWLATAYVPAPSLADVVHALGPLPAWTVRAVGDRLARALLAVHAAGLVHRDVKPGNVLLALDGPRLIDFGIARYAGETALTAPGSAIGSPGYLSPEQALAETDVGPPSDMFSLGCVLAFAASGRPPFGEGPAAALLYRTVHDPPDLTGVPKELTGPLGALLRKEPGARPDAAGARELLPADPRLGDGWLPEPVTRFVAERATVLLDLPEAPSPPGDATRAAAAAPTAAGGGPPGGARRGGPGQSRRRVLAALSGGALTAAAGGAVLWTRRERPGQAAGGTRTVALHADLSGDLAALGRAQRRGAELAVEHFNTAADRPFEVRLRVLDDGGDAARAGEVAGQLAAEPGVLAVVGPTGEDACRAAAPVYGGDSLPWLPVSATLSALTAERGDSYFPVRLDGLFLNAPLLAWVIERTGTARAAVVTDAGGGDPSWAMSQSLRRELPHSGIEAVEVRLPAAPDERAAARTAAEAVAAGVDTVLFTGPLSGPGAAALARALREAGFAGAVGAVRSDPADGFLREAGRAADGWVVSCPFLDAEAAAGTAGFARAHRERYGDGPAPYAAEAYDTVGFVARAVGELADGQVTRRNLMRRLRGTAHTGITATYRFTEDTSAYVPVEALYLYEVRDGRFAYLGPYQEVTGTAPA, via the coding sequence GTGCAGGCGCTGCGCGAGGGCGACCCGCGGGCCATCGGCGGGTACCGGCTGCTCGGCCGGCTGGGCGCCGGCGGCATGGGCGTGGTGTACCTGGCCAGATCGGCCGGCGGCGCCCTGGTGGCGCTCAAGACGATCCGCCCGCGGCACGCGGCCGACGCGGCGTTCCGCACCCGGCTGCGCCGGGAGGTCGCGGCGCTGCGGCGGGTGAGCAGCCCGTTCGCCGTTCCGCTGCTCGACGCGGGGCCGGACGCGCCCGTGCCGTGGCTCGCCACCGCCTATGTGCCCGCGCCGTCGCTGGCCGACGTGGTGCACGCGCTCGGCCCGCTGCCGGCCTGGACGGTGCGGGCGGTCGGCGACCGGCTGGCGCGGGCGCTGCTCGCGGTGCACGCGGCGGGCCTGGTGCACCGCGACGTCAAGCCGGGCAACGTGCTGCTCGCCCTGGACGGCCCGCGCCTGATCGACTTCGGCATCGCCAGGTACGCCGGTGAGACGGCCCTGACCGCGCCGGGCTCCGCCATCGGGTCGCCCGGCTACCTCTCCCCGGAACAGGCACTCGCCGAGACGGACGTCGGCCCGCCGAGCGACATGTTCTCGCTGGGCTGCGTGCTGGCGTTCGCGGCCTCGGGCCGGCCGCCGTTCGGCGAGGGCCCGGCCGCCGCGCTGCTGTACCGCACGGTGCACGACCCGCCCGATCTCACCGGCGTGCCGAAGGAGTTGACCGGCCCGCTGGGTGCGCTGCTGCGCAAGGAGCCCGGGGCGAGACCGGACGCCGCCGGGGCGCGGGAGCTGCTGCCCGCCGACCCGCGGCTCGGGGACGGCTGGCTGCCCGAGCCCGTGACGCGGTTCGTCGCGGAACGCGCCACGGTGCTGCTCGACCTGCCGGAGGCCCCCTCTCCTCCCGGCGACGCCACGCGCGCGGCTGCCGCGGCCCCGACGGCCGCGGGCGGCGGTCCGCCCGGCGGCGCGCGGCGCGGCGGGCCCGGGCAGAGCAGGCGCCGGGTGCTCGCCGCCCTGTCCGGCGGCGCCCTGACGGCCGCGGCCGGCGGCGCGGTGCTGTGGACGCGGCGCGAGAGGCCGGGCCAGGCGGCCGGCGGAACCAGGACCGTGGCCCTGCACGCCGACCTGTCAGGCGACCTGGCCGCCCTCGGGCGTGCCCAGCGGCGGGGCGCGGAACTCGCGGTCGAGCACTTCAACACCGCTGCGGACCGCCCGTTCGAGGTGCGGCTGCGCGTTCTCGACGACGGGGGCGACGCGGCGCGGGCCGGGGAGGTCGCCGGACAGCTGGCGGCGGAACCCGGCGTTCTGGCGGTGGTCGGACCGACCGGCGAGGACGCGTGCCGGGCCGCGGCGCCCGTCTACGGCGGCGACTCCCTGCCCTGGCTACCGGTATCGGCGACCCTGTCGGCGCTCACCGCGGAACGGGGCGACAGCTACTTCCCCGTCCGGCTCGACGGGCTGTTCCTGAACGCGCCGCTGCTCGCCTGGGTGATCGAACGGACCGGGACGGCGCGGGCGGCGGTCGTGACCGACGCGGGGGGCGGCGACCCGTCGTGGGCGATGAGCCAGTCCCTGCGCCGCGAGCTGCCGCACTCAGGGATCGAGGCCGTCGAGGTGCGGCTGCCGGCCGCCCCGGACGAGCGGGCCGCCGCGCGGACCGCCGCCGAGGCGGTGGCCGCCGGGGTGGACACCGTGCTGTTCACCGGGCCGCTGTCCGGACCCGGGGCCGCGGCCCTCGCCCGGGCGCTGCGGGAGGCGGGCTTCGCCGGGGCCGTCGGCGCCGTGCGGTCCGACCCCGCGGACGGTTTCCTGCGGGAGGCGGGGCGGGCGGCCGACGGGTGGGTGGTGAGCTGCCCGTTCCTCGACGCGGAGGCCGCGGCGGGCACCGCCGGCTTCGCGCGGGCGCACCGCGAGCGGTACGGCGACGGACCGGCCCCGTACGCGGCGGAGGCGTACGACACGGTCGGGTTCGTGGCGCGGGCCGTCGGCGAGCTGGCCGACGGCCAGGTCACGCGGCGCAACCTCATGCGGCGGCTGCGCGGCACGGCACACACGGGCATCACGGCGACCTACCGTTTCACCGAGGACACCAGCGCCTACGTGCCGGTCGAGGCGCTGTACCTGTACGAGGTGCGCGACGGGCGGTTCGCCTACCTCGGGCCGTACCAGGAGGTCACCGGCACGGCCCCGGCCTGA
- a CDS encoding ROK family protein, whose translation MVSHTGGGPSLLRRINSAAVLRALRAAGPPCSLTDLARATGLSRPTLEGVLEGLADSGLVAETGAAEAAGERRPGRPARRFRFRAEAGRLLGIEIGSRRVSAVLADLGGRRLGTAALDVATRAAAEERLAGARAVAGELLARHGGAAGELRAVGVGSPGIVAADGSVELCAALPGWTGLPLGERLGAAFGCPVLVENDANAAVLAERWVGAAAGADDVVMVLAGLSPGAGSLIGGRLHRGHRGAAGEIGALHLLGRQARPERLLSVSGDPLDPLDEQAVTRVLAAARGGDRRAAAAVDRFVERLVHDVAALVLALDPELVVVGGWATGLDGLVGPLRQELRRYCLRTPRVVASALGGGAVATGALRLALDRIEGELFAVGGGSEPR comes from the coding sequence GTGGTGAGTCACACCGGCGGCGGGCCGTCGCTGCTGCGGAGGATCAACTCGGCAGCCGTGCTGCGGGCGTTGCGTGCCGCCGGGCCGCCGTGCTCGCTGACCGACCTGGCCCGGGCCACCGGCCTGTCCCGCCCGACGCTCGAAGGGGTGCTCGAAGGGCTGGCCGATTCCGGGCTCGTCGCGGAGACGGGCGCGGCCGAGGCGGCCGGGGAACGGCGCCCCGGGCGCCCGGCCCGCCGGTTCAGGTTCCGCGCGGAGGCCGGCCGGCTGCTCGGCATCGAGATCGGGTCGCGCCGGGTGTCGGCGGTGCTCGCGGACCTGGGCGGGCGGCGGCTGGGGACGGCGGCCCTCGATGTGGCCACGCGGGCGGCGGCCGAGGAACGGCTGGCCGGGGCGCGGGCCGTCGCGGGCGAGCTGCTCGCGCGGCACGGCGGCGCGGCGGGCGAGCTGCGCGCGGTCGGCGTCGGCAGCCCGGGCATCGTGGCCGCCGACGGCTCGGTCGAACTGTGCGCGGCCCTGCCGGGCTGGACGGGCCTGCCGCTGGGTGAGCGGCTCGGTGCGGCGTTCGGCTGCCCGGTGCTCGTGGAGAACGACGCGAACGCCGCCGTGCTCGCGGAGCGCTGGGTGGGGGCGGCGGCCGGGGCCGACGACGTGGTGATGGTGCTCGCCGGGCTGAGCCCGGGCGCCGGATCGCTCATCGGCGGCCGGCTGCACCGCGGGCACCGCGGCGCGGCGGGCGAGATCGGCGCGCTGCACCTGCTGGGCCGCCAGGCGCGTCCCGAGCGCCTGCTGTCCGTCTCGGGCGACCCGCTTGACCCGCTGGACGAGCAGGCCGTGACCCGCGTGCTCGCGGCGGCGCGCGGCGGTGACCGGCGGGCGGCGGCGGCCGTGGACAGGTTCGTGGAGCGCCTGGTGCACGACGTGGCGGCGCTGGTGCTCGCCCTCGACCCGGAACTCGTCGTCGTCGGCGGCTGGGCCACCGGCCTCGACGGTCTTGTCGGTCCGCTGCGCCAGGAGCTGAGGCGCTACTGCCTGCGCACCCCCCGCGTGGTGGCCTCGGCGCTCGGCGGCGGGGCCGTGGCCACGGGCGCGCTGCGGCTGGCGCTCGACCGGATCGAGGGCGAACTGTTCGCGGTGGGCGGCGGGTCGGAACCGCGCTGA
- a CDS encoding GNAT family N-acetyltransferase, translating into MTGLRRETLTAGGSPLVLRAASPADLAAALAMHARCSPQTLAQRYHGEAGEADGYLAHLLSPRHGQSVVAETAGGEVVGLGHLLEDDGESEVALLVEDGWQRLGVGTALLRALLRLAEQSHRDSVYAVTHASAAGILAVMRGLGLRVERHVAEGALVLTARLAGHPTALSARSCG; encoded by the coding sequence GTGACCGGGCTCCGGCGCGAGACGCTGACGGCGGGCGGCAGCCCGCTGGTGCTGCGGGCGGCCTCCCCTGCCGACCTGGCCGCCGCGCTGGCGATGCACGCGCGGTGTTCGCCGCAGACGCTGGCCCAGCGCTACCACGGCGAGGCCGGCGAGGCCGACGGGTACCTCGCGCACCTGCTGAGTCCGCGCCACGGGCAGAGCGTGGTCGCCGAGACAGCGGGCGGTGAGGTGGTGGGCCTCGGCCACTTGCTTGAGGACGACGGGGAGTCCGAGGTGGCCCTGCTGGTGGAGGACGGCTGGCAACGGCTCGGCGTGGGCACGGCGTTGCTGCGGGCGCTGCTGAGGCTGGCCGAGCAGTCCCACCGCGACTCGGTGTACGCGGTCACCCACGCCTCCGCCGCCGGCATCCTCGCCGTCATGCGGGGCCTGGGGCTGCGGGTGGAACGGCACGTGGCGGAGGGGGCGCTGGTGCTCACGGCCCGGCTGGCCGGGCACCCGACGGCGCTGTCCGCGCGGTCCTGCGGCTGA
- a CDS encoding DUF885 domain-containing protein: MSEDPHTLLPRRLADAYVDELVELDPITGTYLGVPGAAGRLPDFSPEGQEALADLARRTLGRLPAAEALPGADSDAERRCARLLRERLTAELAVHEAGEPLRAVSNLSSPAHSVRESFTLVPTDTEEDWAAVARQLRAVPEALAGYRASLAEGLARSLPAGPRQVATVIGQFGEWAGGAKGGWFAEFAAGGPQALRAELDAAAREATGAVAALRDWMRDTYAPAVEGAPDIVGRERYARWVRHWNGTDLDLDDAYAYGWSEFHRLHAEMRTEAEKILPGANPWEALRHLETEGEAVEGVEEVRAWLQSLMDEAIGALDGTHFELAERVKRVESMIAPPGGAAAPYYTSPSLDFARPGRTWLPTQGRTRFPVYDLVSTWYHEGVPGHHLQLAQWVHVAEDLSRYQTTVGMVSANAEGWALYAERLMDELGFLFDAERRLGYLDCQMMRAVRVIIDIGMHLELPIPADSPFRPGERWTPALAQEFFARHSGRPGDFVESELVRYLGMPGQAIGYKLGERAWLRGREAARRAHGAAFDAKRWHMAGLSLGSLGLDDLVAELSAL, translated from the coding sequence ATGTCAGAAGACCCGCACACGCTGCTTCCGCGCCGGCTGGCCGACGCCTACGTCGACGAGCTGGTCGAGCTCGACCCGATCACCGGCACCTACCTCGGCGTTCCCGGCGCGGCCGGCCGGCTGCCCGACTTCTCGCCCGAGGGGCAGGAGGCCCTCGCCGACCTCGCCCGCCGCACGCTGGGCCGGCTGCCCGCCGCCGAGGCGCTGCCGGGCGCGGACAGCGACGCGGAACGCCGGTGCGCCCGCCTGCTGAGGGAACGGCTCACGGCCGAACTCGCCGTGCACGAGGCGGGCGAGCCGCTGCGCGCCGTCAGCAACCTCAGCTCCCCGGCGCACTCGGTGCGCGAGTCGTTCACGCTCGTCCCCACGGACACGGAGGAGGACTGGGCGGCGGTGGCGCGGCAGTTGCGCGCGGTGCCCGAGGCGCTCGCGGGGTATCGCGCGTCGCTGGCCGAGGGGCTCGCCCGTTCGCTGCCCGCGGGGCCGCGCCAGGTCGCCACGGTGATCGGGCAGTTCGGCGAGTGGGCCGGCGGGGCCAAGGGCGGCTGGTTCGCCGAGTTCGCCGCCGGCGGGCCGCAGGCGCTGCGGGCCGAGCTGGACGCCGCGGCGCGCGAGGCCACGGGCGCCGTCGCGGCGCTGCGGGACTGGATGCGCGACACCTACGCGCCGGCCGTCGAGGGCGCGCCCGACATCGTCGGGCGCGAGCGCTACGCGCGTTGGGTGCGGCACTGGAACGGGACCGACCTCGATCTCGACGACGCGTACGCGTACGGCTGGTCGGAGTTCCACCGGCTGCACGCGGAGATGCGGACGGAGGCGGAGAAGATCCTGCCCGGCGCGAACCCGTGGGAGGCGCTGCGCCACCTGGAGACCGAGGGCGAGGCCGTGGAGGGCGTCGAGGAGGTGCGGGCCTGGCTCCAGTCGCTGATGGACGAGGCGATCGGCGCGCTCGACGGCACCCATTTCGAACTCGCCGAGCGGGTCAAGCGGGTGGAGTCGATGATCGCGCCGCCCGGCGGCGCGGCGGCGCCGTACTACACGAGCCCGTCGCTGGACTTCGCCCGGCCGGGCCGCACGTGGCTGCCGACGCAGGGCAGGACGCGGTTCCCCGTCTACGACCTGGTGTCGACGTGGTACCACGAGGGCGTCCCCGGCCACCACCTCCAGCTCGCGCAGTGGGTGCACGTGGCCGAGGACCTGTCGCGGTACCAGACGACGGTGGGCATGGTCAGCGCGAACGCCGAGGGGTGGGCGCTGTACGCGGAACGGCTCATGGACGAACTGGGCTTCCTGTTCGACGCGGAACGGCGGCTCGGCTACCTGGACTGCCAGATGATGCGCGCGGTGCGGGTGATCATCGACATCGGCATGCACCTGGAGCTGCCGATTCCCGCCGACTCCCCGTTCCGGCCGGGCGAGCGCTGGACGCCCGCTCTGGCGCAGGAGTTCTTCGCCCGGCACAGCGGCCGGCCGGGCGACTTCGTGGAGAGCGAGCTGGTGCGCTACCTGGGCATGCCGGGCCAGGCCATCGGCTACAAGCTGGGCGAGCGGGCCTGGCTGCGCGGCCGGGAGGCGGCGCGCCGGGCGCACGGCGCGGCGTTCGACGCGAAGCGGTGGCACATGGCGGGCCTTTCCCTCGGTTCGCTCGGACTCGACGACCTGGTGGCCGAGTTGTCGGCGCTCTGA
- the purB gene encoding adenylosuccinate lyase, with protein MTDKPRIPNVLAGRYASAHLAAYWSPEHKVVLERRLWLAVLRALADLGVAVPREAVADYERVLDRVDLASIAERERVTRHDVKARIEEFNALAGHEHVHKGMTSRDLTENVEQLQVRLSLELARDRAVAMLARLGRLAAGYAELVMAGRSHNVPAQATTLGKRFATAADELLVALGRVEDLLARYPLRGIKGPVGTSQDMLDLLGGDEARLAELEDRVAGHLGFGRVLTSVGQVYPRSLDYEVVTALVQLAAAPASLARTIRLMAGQELVTEGFQPGQVGSSAMPHKMNTRSCERVGGLAVILRGYASMTGELAGDQWNEGDVSCSVVRRVALPDAFFAFDGLAETFLTVLDEFGAFEAVVARELDRYLPFLATTKVLMAAVRAGVGRETAHEVIKEHAVASALGLREGAERNELLDRLAADERIPLDRAGLDALMADRLSFTGAAGAQVAAVVGRIDEVVKRYPEAAAYAPGAIL; from the coding sequence GTGACTGACAAGCCGCGCATTCCGAACGTTCTGGCCGGCCGCTACGCCTCCGCGCACCTGGCCGCCTACTGGTCCCCCGAGCACAAGGTGGTGCTGGAGCGACGGCTGTGGCTCGCGGTGCTGCGGGCGCTCGCGGACCTCGGGGTCGCGGTGCCGCGCGAGGCCGTGGCGGACTACGAGCGGGTCCTCGACCGGGTGGACCTGGCGTCCATCGCGGAGCGCGAGCGGGTCACCCGGCACGATGTCAAGGCACGGATCGAGGAGTTCAACGCGCTCGCCGGGCACGAGCACGTGCACAAGGGCATGACCTCGCGCGACCTGACCGAGAACGTCGAGCAGTTGCAGGTGCGGCTCTCCCTCGAACTGGCAAGGGACCGGGCGGTGGCCATGCTCGCGCGGCTCGGGCGCCTGGCCGCCGGGTACGCGGAGCTGGTGATGGCCGGCCGTTCGCACAACGTCCCCGCCCAGGCCACCACGCTGGGGAAACGCTTCGCCACGGCCGCCGACGAACTCCTCGTCGCGCTCGGCCGGGTGGAGGACCTGCTGGCGCGGTACCCGTTGCGCGGGATCAAGGGTCCCGTGGGCACCTCGCAGGACATGCTCGACCTGCTCGGCGGCGACGAGGCGCGGCTCGCGGAACTGGAGGACCGGGTCGCGGGCCACCTGGGCTTCGGCCGGGTCCTCACCTCCGTGGGCCAGGTCTACCCCCGCTCGCTGGACTACGAGGTCGTCACGGCCCTGGTGCAGCTGGCCGCCGCGCCCGCGTCGCTGGCGCGGACGATCCGGCTGATGGCGGGGCAGGAGCTGGTGACCGAGGGCTTCCAGCCGGGGCAGGTCGGCTCGTCGGCGATGCCGCACAAGATGAACACCCGCTCGTGCGAGCGGGTGGGCGGCCTCGCGGTGATCCTGCGCGGCTACGCCTCCATGACCGGCGAACTCGCGGGCGACCAGTGGAACGAGGGCGACGTCTCGTGCTCCGTGGTGCGGCGGGTGGCGCTGCCCGACGCGTTCTTCGCGTTCGACGGACTGGCCGAGACGTTCCTGACGGTGCTGGACGAGTTCGGGGCGTTCGAGGCGGTGGTGGCCCGCGAGCTGGACCGCTACCTGCCCTTCCTCGCCACGACGAAGGTGCTGATGGCGGCCGTGCGCGCCGGCGTGGGCCGGGAGACGGCGCACGAGGTCATCAAGGAGCACGCGGTGGCCTCCGCGCTCGGGCTGCGCGAGGGCGCCGAGCGCAACGAACTGCTCGACCGGCTCGCGGCCGACGAGCGCATCCCGCTCGACCGGGCCGGGCTCGACGCGCTGATGGCGGACCGGCTGTCGTTCACGGGTGCGGCCGGCGCGCAGGTCGCCGCCGTCGTCGGCCGGATCGACGAGGTCGTCAAGCGGTACCCCGAGGCGGCGGCGTACGCGCCGGGGGCCATCCTGTAG
- a CDS encoding GntR family transcriptional regulator codes for MSTSSPARQQPEPKYWHLKTVLAQALDTEFSVGQTLPNERDLAARFGVARATLRQALDQLELEGRLQRRRGVGTTVAPPRVGVDVSPGRHAGPAADGGAWEAVDCAGSAPAAAVARDLGLPAGRPVRTVHRVLMAEGQPVATEQLYVSPGLVSAPGAAQEQGPGPERARAVLDRLRTVPWDGQDRAVELGSAGAEDARLLDRLPGSPVLIVTTRYTAAGRTAAVAVATYRADTCRLTFGDRKALTLTAG; via the coding sequence GTGAGCACGTCCTCGCCGGCCCGGCAGCAGCCCGAGCCGAAGTACTGGCACCTCAAGACGGTCCTCGCGCAGGCGCTCGACACGGAGTTCAGCGTCGGCCAGACCCTGCCGAACGAACGTGACCTCGCCGCCCGCTTCGGCGTCGCGCGCGCCACGCTGCGGCAGGCGCTCGACCAGCTCGAACTGGAGGGCCGCCTCCAGCGCCGGCGCGGCGTCGGCACCACGGTGGCGCCGCCGCGCGTCGGGGTGGACGTCAGCCCGGGGCGGCACGCGGGCCCGGCCGCCGACGGCGGCGCGTGGGAGGCGGTCGACTGCGCCGGCTCGGCGCCGGCGGCGGCCGTCGCCCGCGACCTCGGCCTGCCCGCGGGCCGTCCCGTGCGGACGGTGCACCGCGTGCTCATGGCCGAGGGGCAGCCCGTGGCCACGGAGCAGCTGTACGTGTCGCCCGGCCTGGTGTCCGCGCCGGGCGCCGCGCAGGAGCAGGGACCAGGTCCAGAACGCGCCCGCGCCGTGCTCGACCGGCTGCGGACCGTGCCGTGGGACGGCCAGGACCGCGCCGTCGAACTGGGTTCCGCCGGGGCCGAGGACGCCAGGCTGCTCGACCGGCTGCCGGGCTCGCCCGTGCTGATCGTCACCACGCGGTACACGGCGGCCGGACGCACCGCCGCCGTCGCGGTCGCCACCTACCGGGCCGACACCTGCCGGCTCACCTTCGGCGACCGCAAGGCCCTGACCCTCACGGCCGGCTGA
- a CDS encoding glucose 1-dehydrogenase has translation MTVVTGGSRGIGAAVAVRLAAAGHDVAIGWVADEEAAERVVAAVREAGRAAVAVRVDVSRERDVDQLFDTAREALGPVTGLVNNAATTGPLGRFTETSTDVMRRVVEVNVLGTLWCARRAAREMSARHGGAGGAVVNISSVAATLGSPGEYVHYAATKAAVDALTTGLAKELAPDGVRVNSVQPGMILTDMHAAMGDPQRPWRKSDGVPMRRPGHPEEIAGAVAWLLSPEASYTTGAVLRVSGGL, from the coding sequence GTGACCGTCGTGACCGGCGGCAGCCGCGGCATCGGCGCCGCCGTCGCGGTCCGGCTGGCCGCGGCGGGGCACGACGTGGCGATCGGCTGGGTCGCCGACGAGGAGGCCGCGGAACGTGTCGTGGCCGCGGTGCGGGAGGCCGGCCGCGCCGCCGTCGCGGTCCGGGTCGACGTGTCGCGGGAACGCGACGTCGACCAGCTGTTCGACACGGCCCGCGAGGCGCTCGGCCCCGTGACCGGCCTGGTGAACAACGCGGCCACGACCGGCCCGCTCGGCCGCTTCACCGAGACGTCGACCGACGTGATGCGCCGCGTGGTCGAGGTCAACGTGCTGGGCACCCTGTGGTGCGCCCGGCGCGCCGCGCGGGAGATGTCGGCCCGGCACGGCGGCGCGGGCGGCGCGGTCGTCAACATCTCCTCCGTGGCCGCGACGCTCGGCAGCCCGGGCGAGTACGTGCACTACGCCGCGACGAAGGCGGCCGTCGACGCGCTGACGACGGGGCTCGCGAAGGAGCTGGCCCCGGACGGCGTCCGCGTCAACTCCGTGCAGCCGGGCATGATCCTGACCGACATGCACGCCGCCATGGGCGACCCGCAGCGGCCCTGGCGGAAGTCGGACGGCGTCCCGATGCGGCGCCCCGGGCACCCGGAGGAGATCGCGGGCGCCGTGGCCTGGCTGCTCTCCCCCGAGGCGTCCTACACCACCGGCGCGGTCCTGCGCGTCTCGGGCGGCCTGTGA
- a CDS encoding bifunctional serine/threonine-protein kinase/ABC transporter substrate-binding protein: protein MTEELGPRDPARLAGYRLLGRLGAGGMGVVYLARSAGGALVAVKTIQEEFAQEPGFRSRFTREVAAARRVDSRFALPVIADGEEAGVLWLASPYVPGPSLAEVIAARGPLPARGTRALGAMLAEALLAVHAAGLVHRDVKPGNVLLALDGPRLIDFGIARAVEGTAITRSGVVVGSPGFLSPEQAVAAGPVGPPSDVFSLGCVLAEAASGRPPFGTGTAEAVLYRTVHDPADLTGVPDGLRDVVARCLAKDPAARPAPEALREELAEDIADGWLPEPVTRLIGERTAAAAALPGIVPTEAVPAAGAGPDGQRPAAGGRRPSRRALLLAGAGVVAAGGGLAGLLRARGGSGGGAGQGPRHVIGLHADLSGAYAARGLAQERGAVLGLERFLAEAEDLPFRLELRVVDDGGTPEGAVGAAEGLAADDAVLAVIGPTDTSVAAAAGQVYDAAGLPLLSVSVGSFPITTTLSEYTTLLHARPATLWQGLALQELLDNRLGARRVGLVDDRSAGTHSWEITRAAINFQQAPPGFEVVPHVVPRLSAPFDAVAADLVASEADTVLFGGHHERAAQLAIALDRAGWTGTAFAGESVLHPGFVPLAGRAAEGWRLIATCVAPDTDERAAEFAGLHRERFDGDAPEPFAAEAHDAVRLLAGALRDTAAEGRADRAALLARARQADHRGVGKRLGFDEEGLYPYADDGLYLYEVRDGAFRFEGPAPSLGAE, encoded by the coding sequence ATGACCGAGGAGCTGGGGCCGCGCGACCCCGCGCGGCTCGCCGGTTACCGCCTGCTCGGCCGGCTCGGCGCGGGCGGCATGGGCGTGGTGTACCTGGCCAGGTCGGCCGGCGGCGCCCTGGTCGCGGTCAAGACGATTCAGGAGGAGTTCGCGCAGGAGCCCGGCTTCCGGTCCCGCTTCACCCGCGAGGTCGCCGCCGCGCGCCGCGTCGACAGCCGCTTCGCCCTGCCGGTGATCGCGGACGGCGAGGAGGCGGGCGTGCTGTGGCTCGCCTCCCCCTACGTGCCGGGCCCCTCCCTCGCGGAGGTGATCGCGGCCCGCGGACCGCTTCCGGCGCGCGGCACCCGGGCGCTCGGGGCGATGCTCGCCGAGGCGCTGCTGGCGGTGCACGCGGCGGGCCTGGTGCACCGCGACGTCAAGCCGGGCAACGTGCTGCTCGCGCTCGACGGCCCGCGCCTGATCGACTTCGGCATCGCCAGGGCGGTGGAGGGCACCGCGATCACGCGCAGCGGCGTCGTCGTCGGCTCGCCCGGTTTCCTCTCCCCCGAGCAGGCGGTCGCGGCCGGCCCGGTGGGCCCGCCGAGCGATGTGTTCTCCCTCGGCTGCGTGCTGGCCGAGGCGGCGAGCGGGCGGCCCCCGTTCGGCACCGGCACGGCCGAGGCCGTGCTCTACCGCACGGTGCACGATCCGGCCGACCTGACCGGTGTCCCCGACGGGCTGCGGGATGTGGTGGCGCGCTGCCTGGCCAAGGACCCCGCGGCACGGCCCGCGCCCGAGGCGCTGCGCGAGGAGCTGGCGGAGGACATCGCGGACGGCTGGCTGCCCGAGCCCGTCACCCGACTCATCGGGGAACGCACGGCCGCCGCCGCCGCGTTGCCCGGCATCGTGCCGACCGAGGCGGTGCCCGCGGCCGGCGCCGGGCCGGACGGGCAACGGCCGGCCGCGGGCGGGCGCCGGCCCTCCCGCCGCGCGCTGCTGCTCGCCGGGGCCGGGGTGGTGGCGGCCGGCGGCGGCCTGGCCGGCCTGCTGCGCGCCCGCGGCGGCTCGGGTGGGGGCGCCGGCCAGGGCCCGCGGCACGTCATCGGCCTGCACGCGGACCTCAGCGGCGCGTACGCGGCCCGGGGCCTGGCCCAGGAACGCGGCGCCGTGCTCGGTCTCGAACGGTTCCTGGCCGAGGCGGAGGACCTGCCCTTCCGCCTCGAACTCCGCGTCGTCGACGACGGCGGAACGCCCGAGGGCGCGGTCGGGGCCGCCGAGGGACTGGCCGCGGACGACGCGGTGCTGGCCGTCATCGGGCCGACCGACACGTCCGTGGCCGCCGCGGCCGGGCAGGTCTACGACGCCGCCGGTCTGCCGCTGCTGTCCGTTTCCGTGGGAAGTTTCCCGATCACCACCACCCTGAGCGAGTACACCACCCTGCTGCACGCGCGGCCCGCGACCCTCTGGCAGGGGCTGGCCCTCCAGGAACTGCTGGACAACCGGCTCGGCGCCCGCCGGGTGGGTCTGGTGGACGACCGTTCGGCCGGGACGCACAGCTGGGAGATCACCAGGGCCGCGATCAACTTCCAGCAGGCGCCGCCCGGCTTCGAGGTCGTCCCGCACGTGGTGCCCAGGCTCAGCGCGCCCTTCGACGCCGTCGCGGCCGACCTCGTGGCGAGCGAAGCCGACACGGTGCTGTTCGGCGGCCACCACGAACGCGCCGCCCAGCTCGCGATCGCGCTCGACCGCGCCGGATGGACCGGGACGGCGTTCGCCGGTGAGTCCGTGCTGCACCCGGGGTTCGTCCCGCTGGCCGGCCGGGCGGCGGAGGGCTGGCGGCTGATCGCCACGTGCGTCGCCCCGGACACCGACGAACGCGCCGCCGAGTTCGCCGGGCTGCACAGGGAGCGGTTCGACGGAGACGCGCCGGAGCCGTTCGCCGCGGAGGCCCACGACGCGGTGCGGCTGCTGGCCGGTGCGCTGCGGGACACGGCCGCCGAGGGGCGGGCCGACCGGGCCGCCCTGCTCGCGCGGGCCAGGCAGGCCGACCACCGGGGCGTCGGGAAACGGCTCGGCTTCGACGAGGAAGGTCTTTACCCGTACGCCGACGACGGCCTGTACCTCTACGAGGTGCGCGACGGCGCCTTCCGTTTCGAGGGGCCCGCGCCGTCCCTCGGCGCCGAGTAG